The proteins below are encoded in one region of Reichenbachiella sp. 5M10:
- a CDS encoding SusC/RagA family TonB-linked outer membrane protein, translating to MLFLLSSMFSFAQTPVTVQGQVLDEKGQPLLGVSVQVQNSSIGAISDLEGNFRFRAEEGDVIVVRMLGMQTQQFVASNATLVIKMLEDSEVLDEVVVNGFQVVDRKLFTGAAARVEMSDIKMTGVSDASRMLEGRVAGVTVDNVSGTFGTSPKIRIRGNSSINGNNQPLYVVDGVILEDLSEVSTDDFISGNANTLISSSIANINPNDIQSYQILKDASATAIYGARAANGVVVITTKKGQEGALKVNYSGNFSVKIRPTYSQFNLLNSAEEMSVYREMQNKGLIDITTAAKAQSYGAMGKMYVLINQKKIPWGDGGGLNESFLNQYENANTDWFDELFNDFGLQQQHSLSFTTGTDKSTSYYSLSYLNDQGQTIADNVNRLTATARNNYYVTPKLNIGFKFTGSYRDQHAPGTRNREFDPITGTYSRDFDINPLSFALNTSRSMRPHDENGDLEYFRRNYAPFNILEELKYNYMDINVIDVSTQANFDYKPLDNLSVNGVVQLRYANTTRDHTVHERSNQAEAYRADGTQFFQDANNLLYRDPDNPGLNPVVVLPQGGFNYLDQSDLLSFFGRFSANWSKKIGLDHNINVLTGAEVRYSDRVERSSTAMGIIYESGGVVVTDPNIVEFFNLQNIDMNTLDESHDRFVGAFLNGGYSYKGKYVANFTVRYDGSNQLGKSQSSRYLPTWNVSGAWNVDQEGFMQGMDFLSELKFRATYGLSGNLPPDASAILNLQSDVTIRPTDVEPYLYIADLTNEDLTWEKLHEFNIGMDMGLWNHRVSMSADYFHRESFDLIGQVLTSGIGGESLKFGNFADMESNGIEFTLNTVNVDYNNFIWSTNFNIGYTRDRITNMDYGPRLADALDQNGAAVLGGPRRGLFSARFAGLSSSGVPTFYGENDEIVTEIDLQERDNLTNILQYEGPSEPRGGGGFSNTFTYKGLSLGILVTYKFDYKIRLNDGFRASYNDFVALPGELKDRWVTPGDENVTNVPTILTYAQVQVGSDVQAYSLYNQSDVRVVNGDYVRLKSVRLSYRIPQPWIEKVKLRNASVSIEGQNLALLYSDSKLNGQDPEFFSSGGVALPQPKMVTFSLNVGL from the coding sequence ATGCTGTTTTTATTGAGCAGCATGTTTTCTTTTGCACAGACTCCAGTGACAGTTCAAGGTCAAGTACTGGATGAGAAGGGGCAGCCACTTTTGGGCGTGTCTGTTCAAGTGCAAAACTCTTCCATTGGAGCCATATCAGATTTGGAGGGTAACTTCCGCTTTCGGGCTGAGGAGGGAGATGTCATTGTCGTGCGTATGCTTGGGATGCAGACTCAGCAGTTTGTGGCGAGCAATGCGACACTTGTGATCAAGATGCTCGAAGATTCGGAGGTGCTCGACGAAGTAGTTGTCAATGGATTTCAGGTTGTGGATCGTAAGCTCTTTACTGGAGCTGCTGCACGCGTGGAGATGTCCGATATCAAAATGACTGGAGTTTCAGATGCGAGTCGAATGCTCGAGGGACGTGTTGCCGGCGTGACTGTAGACAATGTTTCGGGGACTTTTGGTACTTCTCCCAAAATTCGAATTCGTGGCAATTCATCAATCAATGGCAACAACCAGCCTCTCTATGTGGTAGATGGCGTCATTCTCGAGGACTTATCCGAGGTGAGCACCGATGATTTTATTTCTGGTAACGCCAACACGCTGATTAGTTCGTCGATAGCCAATATCAACCCCAACGATATTCAATCTTATCAGATACTCAAAGACGCCTCAGCTACAGCGATATATGGGGCTCGTGCAGCCAATGGAGTGGTAGTGATCACTACCAAAAAGGGACAAGAAGGAGCTCTGAAAGTAAATTATTCGGGTAATTTTTCAGTGAAGATTCGTCCGACCTATAGTCAGTTTAATTTGCTCAATTCTGCCGAGGAAATGTCTGTGTATCGAGAGATGCAAAACAAAGGACTAATAGATATCACTACGGCAGCCAAAGCTCAGAGCTATGGTGCAATGGGCAAGATGTATGTGCTCATCAATCAAAAGAAAATCCCCTGGGGTGATGGAGGAGGACTCAACGAAAGCTTTTTGAATCAGTATGAGAATGCAAACACAGATTGGTTTGATGAACTCTTCAATGATTTTGGGTTGCAACAGCAGCACTCTTTGAGTTTTACGACTGGGACAGATAAGTCGACCAGTTACTATTCGCTGAGTTATCTCAATGATCAAGGGCAGACAATTGCCGACAATGTCAATCGACTCACCGCAACCGCTCGCAACAATTACTATGTCACGCCAAAATTGAATATTGGGTTCAAATTCACTGGGAGTTACAGAGATCAGCACGCACCTGGGACGAGAAATCGCGAGTTTGACCCGATTACGGGTACCTATAGTCGTGACTTTGATATCAACCCGTTGAGTTTTGCACTGAACACAAGCCGGTCCATGAGACCTCACGATGAGAATGGTGATTTGGAGTATTTTCGAAGAAATTATGCCCCATTCAATATACTCGAAGAACTCAAGTACAATTATATGGACATCAATGTGATTGATGTGTCTACCCAAGCCAATTTTGACTATAAGCCTTTGGACAACCTTTCGGTCAATGGCGTGGTGCAACTCCGCTATGCCAATACGACACGAGATCATACGGTACATGAGCGGTCCAACCAAGCCGAAGCATACCGTGCAGATGGGACGCAGTTTTTTCAGGATGCCAACAATTTGCTCTACCGTGATCCTGACAACCCCGGCCTGAATCCAGTAGTTGTGTTGCCGCAGGGAGGGTTCAACTATCTTGATCAGAGTGATTTACTGAGCTTTTTTGGACGATTCAGTGCCAACTGGTCCAAGAAGATTGGTCTCGATCACAATATCAACGTCCTGACTGGAGCAGAAGTGAGGTATTCTGATCGAGTGGAACGCAGTTCGACAGCCATGGGGATCATTTATGAGAGTGGAGGAGTGGTCGTGACAGATCCCAATATTGTGGAGTTCTTTAACCTCCAAAACATAGACATGAATACCTTAGACGAATCTCATGATCGATTTGTGGGGGCATTTCTCAATGGTGGGTATTCATACAAAGGCAAGTATGTCGCTAATTTTACGGTGAGATATGATGGGTCCAATCAGCTGGGGAAGAGCCAGTCGTCACGTTATTTGCCTACATGGAATGTGAGTGGTGCTTGGAACGTAGATCAAGAGGGATTCATGCAAGGGATGGATTTTTTGAGTGAGCTCAAATTTAGAGCAACGTATGGCTTGTCAGGGAATCTTCCTCCAGATGCTAGCGCCATCCTCAATCTGCAATCGGACGTCACAATTCGACCGACAGATGTCGAACCGTACTTGTACATAGCGGATTTGACCAATGAGGATTTGACCTGGGAAAAATTGCATGAGTTCAACATAGGAATGGATATGGGTCTTTGGAATCATCGGGTTTCTATGTCTGCAGATTATTTTCATAGGGAGTCGTTTGATCTGATAGGGCAAGTGCTCACTAGTGGGATAGGAGGAGAGTCTCTCAAGTTTGGCAACTTTGCGGATATGGAGTCCAATGGTATTGAGTTTACGCTCAATACCGTAAATGTAGACTACAATAATTTCATTTGGAGTACTAACTTCAATATTGGCTATACGCGTGATCGCATCACCAATATGGACTATGGCCCTCGGTTGGCAGATGCATTGGATCAGAATGGTGCTGCAGTACTCGGAGGCCCTCGACGGGGATTGTTTTCGGCTAGATTTGCTGGGTTATCTTCTAGTGGAGTACCGACCTTCTACGGAGAGAATGACGAGATTGTCACAGAGATCGATCTACAGGAACGAGACAATTTGACAAACATTTTGCAGTACGAGGGTCCGAGTGAGCCGAGAGGTGGGGGAGGATTCTCAAATACTTTCACTTACAAAGGTCTCAGTCTAGGTATATTGGTGACCTACAAGTTTGACTATAAAATCCGTCTCAATGATGGGTTTAGGGCTTCTTACAACGACTTTGTCGCCTTGCCAGGAGAACTTAAAGATCGCTGGGTGACACCAGGAGATGAGAATGTGACCAATGTACCGACGATTTTGACCTACGCCCAAGTGCAGGTTGGATCAGATGTGCAGGCCTATTCGCTGTACAATCAGAGTGACGTACGGGTGGTCAACGGTGATTATGTGCGGTTGAAGAGTGTGAGGTTGTCCTATCGCATCCCTCAACCGTGGATTGAGAAGGTGAAATTGAGAAATGCCAGTGTCAGCATCGAAGGACAGAAC